Proteins encoded by one window of Rhodamnia argentea isolate NSW1041297 chromosome 6, ASM2092103v1, whole genome shotgun sequence:
- the LOC115757095 gene encoding uncharacterized protein LOC115757095, whose translation MATVLGNIALLFDLNSPRASIPDRKSRPSLLDVVSSLTKREPQFTSYYAAPGSKSFEVDGDARSHRAVVARGKANSKVNGVDFDAGSSDEDSNGNGNGSNGNGEDEEEFDWEKEMRRRVKEMEEMKELERKAEELQTRAEEEGGEGEVGEETEEEKKMRVRKELEKVAKEQAERRATAQLMFELGQKAYGRGMYGRAIEFLEGALTIIPRLTLFGGEIQIWLAMAYEANNRHKDCIALYQQLEKKHPSASIRRQAAELKYILQAPKLKISQEEMVTIPLIGSSYDSYAATWSDKYKDKDQNTSYPTTNQLPSSRDFLGDFLVWRPPVGLEKNRAFWVALTVWLGLVGAAIVLQR comes from the exons ATGGCCACGGTGCTCGGCAACATAGCTCTGTTGTTCGACCTGAACTCGCCTAGAGCTTCGATTCCCGATCGCAAGTCGCGTCCCTCGCTGCTCGACGTCGTCTCGAGCTTGACCAAGAGGGAGCCGCAGTTCACCTCCTACTACGCCGCCCCCGGTTCCAAGAGCTTCGAGGTGGATGGGGACGCCCGGAGCCACCGGGCCGTTGTGGCTCGGGGCAAGGCTAATTCGAAGGTGAACGGCGTCGATTTCGACGCGGGGTCCAGCGACGAGGACAGCAACGGGAACGGCAACGGGAGCAACGGGAACGGCGAAGACGAGGAGGAGTTCGACTGGGAGAAGGAAATGAGGAGGCGAGtgaaggagatggaagagatGAAGGAGCTGGAGAGGAAGGCGGAGGAGTTGCAGACCCgggcggaggaggagggtggAGAGGGCGAGGTTGGGGAGGAgacggaggaggagaagaaaatgagagtcAGAAAAGAGCTCGAAAAG GTGGCTAAAGAGCAGGCGGAGCGAAGAGCCACCGCCCAGCTGATGTTTGAGTTGGGTCAAAAAGCTTACGGAAGAGGAATGTATGGAAGGGCGATTGAGTTCCTAGAGGGTGCACTTACAATCATTCCTAGGCTAACATTGTTTGGCGGTGAG ATTCAGATATGGCTTGCAATGGCATACGAGGCTAATAATCGTCATAAAGATTGTATAGCACTTTACCAACAGCTGGAGAAGAAGCACCCTAGTGCTAGCATTCGACGTCAAGCTGCAGAGCTCAAGTATATCCTTCAAGCACCTAAGTTGAAAATTTCACAGGAGGAGATGGTTACCATTCCGCTTATAGGATCCAGCTATGACAG TTATGCAGCAACTTGGAGTGATAAGTACAAAGACAAGGATCAAAACACAAGTTATCCGACAACCAACCAACTTCCTTCATCCAGAGATTTTCTGGGGGACTTTCTGGTCTGGCGGCCTCCGGTCGGACTAGAGAAAAATAGGGCTTTCTGGGTAGCTTTGACAGTGTGGTTGGGCTTAGTTGGAGCCGCTATAGTCCTTCAGAGATGA
- the LOC115757097 gene encoding 60S ribosomal protein L27a-3-like, with amino-acid sequence MTTRFKKNRKKRGHVSAGHGRIGKHRKHPGGRGNAGGMHHHRILFDKYHPGYFGKVGMRYFHKLRNKFYCPIVNVEKLWSLVPQDAKDKACGPAAAPVVDVTQFGFFKVLGKGVLPEKQPIVVKAKLVSKIAEKKIKEAGGAVVLTA; translated from the coding sequence ATGACGACTCGCTTCAAGAAGAACCGCAAGAAGCGCGGCCACGTCAGCGCCGGCCACGGTCGCATCGGCAAGCACCGCAAGCATCCCGGAGGCCGCGGTAACGCCGGAGGCATGCACCACCACCGCATCCTCTTCGACAAGTACCATCCTGGGTACTTCGGCAAGGTCGGCATGCGATACTTCCACAAGCTCCGCAACAAGTTCTACTGCCCCATCGTCAACGTCGAGAAGCTCTGGTCGCTGGTCCCCCAGGACGCGAAGGACAAGGCCTGCGGCCCCGCCGCCGCCCCGGTGGTGGACGTCACCCAGTTCGGGTTCTTCAAGGTCCTCGGGAAAGGCGTCCTGCCGGAGAAGCAGCCGATCGTGGTGAAGGCCAAGCTGGTGTCGAAGATCGCCGAGAAGAAGATCAAGGAGGCCGGCGGCGCCGTCGTGCTCACCGCTTAG
- the LOC115757116 gene encoding beta-arabinofuranosyltransferase RAY1 → MKPKPSAAPVPRFFIHLLSHSTTMKSKAAEAGLWSIWLSGLLLIGLSLYATHKLPSARDRIENPLLDRNGFSRKIEPSIAIFAAPEPFAGSVGAAQSVAIRSWLGLPSRITVVLFSRHESVASFAAELGPRVLVEPNIDFTFLGTPFFHSMVARSQEFASDICVFVHPETILLANFVSALNFVHELDHDWFLFASPRNLSNVPFYLDKDGKHWLRGDDRRVKLKELQEIITQNSQPNSNEGRMVMAWNRRDLPLHTGILPPFLYGKGIHNHWVINEVASSELRFVLDASWSVSSFYMTDPAPPSNKCVACSGNPKMAERSWEYAGNSLQGALYGSSFFHEAKHSSLVKLVRCNGTYLFADTSDNIVHIFGNVKAFALFERRILHFWGKKKLAACAKDVYSSHGAFNWSLKNQLKPLVRLDYPFTLESLLSICADKNRTIVLGVAGFSYKDMLMSWACRLRGLNMTNFIVCALDDETYEFSVLQGLPVFRDSSAPSDTSFDDCHFGTKCFQRVTKVKSRIVLEILKLGYSVLLSDVDIYWFKDPLPLVSSFGPAVLVTQSDEFNTTGPINMPRRLNSGFYFAHADVSTMAALEKVVKHAANSGLSEQPSFYDTLCGLGGSNRLGDNACFEPETNLTVHFLDRNLFPNGAYGGLWEERNVREACLEKGCFILHNNWISGRRKKLERQVLSGLWEYDIGTRRCLLSWHENQLASKW, encoded by the exons ATGAAACCGAAACCCAGTGCAGCTCCGGTTCCTCGTTTCTTCATCCATCTTCTCAGCCATTCGACGacgatgaagtcgaag GCAGCGGAAGCGGGTCTCTGGTCGATTTGGCTATCTGGGTTGCTGCTCATTGGCCTCTCCCTTTACGCCACTCACAAGCTGCCGTCGGCGAGGGATCGAATCGAGAACCCGCTGCTCGATCGCAACGGGTTCTCTCGTAAGATCGAGCCGAGCATTGCCATATTCGCCGCGCCCGAACCCTTTGCTGGCTCGGTCGGAGCTGCGCAGAGCGTCGCGATCCGTTCGTGGCTCGGGTTGCCCTCGCGGATCACGGTGGTGCTGTTCAGCCGACACGAGTCCGTCGCCTCTTTCGCTGCTGAACTTGGGCCGCGTGTCCTGGTCGAGCCCAACATCGACTTTAC GTTCCTGGGTACCCCATTCTTTCATTCCATGGTGGCAAGGTCGCAGGAATTCGCATCTGACATATGTGTGTTTGTCCATCCCGAGACCATCCTACTTGCCAACTTTGTTTCGGCACTGAATTTTGTTCATGAACTTGATCACGACTGGTTCCTTTTCGCTTCCCCGCGTAACCTCTCAAATGTCCCTTTTTACCTGGACAAGGATGGGAAACATTGGCTGAGGGGGGATGACAGGCGGGTGAAATTGAAGGAG TTGCAGGAGATTATTACTCAGAACTCGCAACCCAATAGTAATGAAGGAAGAATGGTCATGGCATGGAACAGAAGGGATTTGCCCTTGCATACTGGAATACTTCCCCCTTTCTTGTATGGGAAGGGAATACACAACCATTGGGTCATTAATGAGGTTGCATCATCTGAACTGAGGTTTGTGCTTGATGCTAGTTGGAGTGTTTCAAGTTTCTATATGACTGATCCTGCACCTCCGTCTAATAAGTGTGTGGCGTGTTCTGGTAATCCAAAAATGGCGGAAAGAAGTTGGGAATATGCTGGCAATTCTCTTCAAGGGGCACTCTATGGATCCTCATTTTTCCATGAAGCTAAGCATTCCAGTCTGGTGAAACTAGTGAGATGCAATGGCACATATCTATTTGCTGACACATCTGACAACATTGTCCACATATTTGGGAATGTAAAAGCATTTGCCTTGTTTGAAAGGAGGATCCTGCATTTTTGGGGAAAGAAGAAGCTAGCAGCCTGTGCTAAGGATGTTTATTCATCACATGGTGCATTCAATTGGTCCCTAAAAAATCAGTTGAAGCCATTGGTGAGACTGGATTATCCATTCACGCTGGAGTCACTCCTCTCAATCTGTGCAGACAAGAATAGGACAATTGTGCTCGGTGTTGCTGGATTTAGTTACAAGGACATGTTAATGAGTTGGGCTTGCAGACTGCGGGGCCTCAACATGACAAATTTCATCGTCTGTGCTCTTGACGATGAAACTTATGAATTTTCTGTCTTACAA GGGCTTCCGGTTTTCAGGGATTCATCAGCTCCAAGTGATACTAGCTTTGATGACTGCCACTTTGGGACGAAATGCTTCCAAAGGGTGACCAAAGTGAAGTCCAGAATAGTATTGGAGATACTCAAGCTAGGATATAGTGTACTTCTTAGCGATGTTGACATTTATTGGTTCAAGGATCCATTACCATTGGTCTCGTCATTTGGTCCGGCTGTTCTTGTCACACAGTCTGATGAATTTAACACAACAG GACCTATTAATATGCCCAGGCGCTTGAACTCTGGCTTTTATTTTGCTCATGCTGATGTTTCAACAATGGCTGCTTTGGAGAAGGTGGTAAAGCACGCTGCTAATTCGGGCCTTTCGGAGCAGCCGAGTTTCTACGACACATTATGTGGGCTAGGGGGATCCAATCGCTTGGGTGATAATGCATGCTTTGAACCCGAGACAAATCTGACCGTTCATTTTCTGGACAGAAATTTATTTCCAAATGGTGCATATGGAGGACTTTGGGAGGAAAGAAATGTCAGAGAGGCCTGTTTGGAGAAGGGTTGTTTTATCCTTCACAACAATTGGATTAgtggaagaaggaagaagctgGAACGTCAGGTGTTATCTGGACTTTGGGAGTATGACATCGGCACTAGGAGGTGTCTGCTGAGCTGGCATGAAAATCAATTAGCAAGTAAATGGTAA